Proteins co-encoded in one Streptomyces sp. NBC_01283 genomic window:
- the phsA gene encoding O-aminophenol oxidase PhsA yields MTDIIERTTDRLTAQGELTPYVTPLPVPPVLRPDSVDWRDETDLPAETEIALRPAWIRLHPQLPPTQMWGYDGCVPGPTIEVRRGRRIRIAWTNRIPKGAEYPVTSVEVPQTVPSPGTLPGRAGVEPNKDVAALPAWSVTHLHGAQTGGGNDGWADNAVGFGDAQLAEYPNDHQAVQYWYHDHAMNITRWNVQAGLYGTYLLRDDEEDALHLPCGEREIPLLLADRNLDTDEDGRLNGRLLHKTVIVQAANPETGKPVTLPFTGPYSTVNGRIWPYADVDPAWHRFRLVNASNARIYDLVLVDEDNNPVRGVLHQIGSDGGLLPRPVPVDFDETLPTLTVAPAERMDLLIDFRALAGKRVRLVNKGRDQAPGVPDPANDVRYPQVMEFRVRDTEADDSFSLPEILSGSFRPLSHGIEHGHRLIVLTPPATKGGGGHPEIWEMTEVKDAGDIRVATEGVIQLTGADGKTKTYRRTARTFNDGLGFTIAEGSHEQWSFLNLAVNPPVTHPMHIHLADFQLLGRDAYDVSGFDVTVGGTLAPIAFDPKKEVPLAPNERGWKDVFRVPGGQLLRVMGKFDGAYGRFMYHCHLLEHEDMGMMRPFVVMPKEALKFDHGAGHGGHDGHDGAGHERGRAGYMGPTG; encoded by the coding sequence TTGACCGACATCATCGAGCGCACCACGGACCGCCTGACGGCACAGGGGGAGCTGACGCCGTACGTCACACCGCTGCCGGTGCCGCCGGTCCTGCGGCCGGACTCCGTCGACTGGCGCGACGAGACCGACTTGCCCGCGGAGACCGAGATCGCGCTGCGCCCGGCCTGGATCCGGCTGCACCCGCAGCTGCCGCCGACCCAGATGTGGGGGTACGACGGGTGTGTGCCGGGCCCGACGATCGAGGTGCGGCGCGGCCGCCGCATCCGGATCGCGTGGACCAACCGCATCCCGAAGGGCGCCGAGTATCCCGTCACGTCCGTGGAGGTGCCCCAGACTGTCCCGAGCCCCGGCACCCTGCCCGGCCGCGCGGGCGTCGAGCCGAACAAGGACGTGGCCGCGCTGCCCGCCTGGTCGGTGACGCACCTGCACGGCGCGCAGACGGGCGGGGGCAACGACGGATGGGCGGACAACGCGGTGGGGTTCGGCGACGCCCAGCTCGCCGAGTATCCGAACGACCACCAGGCGGTTCAGTACTGGTATCACGATCACGCCATGAACATCACCCGGTGGAACGTGCAGGCGGGGCTGTACGGCACGTACCTGCTGCGGGACGACGAAGAGGACGCGCTCCACCTCCCCTGCGGGGAGCGGGAGATCCCGCTGCTGCTCGCCGACCGGAACCTGGACACGGACGAGGACGGACGGCTGAACGGCCGCCTCCTGCACAAGACCGTCATCGTCCAGGCCGCGAACCCGGAGACGGGCAAGCCGGTCACGCTGCCCTTCACGGGTCCGTACAGCACGGTGAACGGCCGCATCTGGCCGTACGCGGACGTCGACCCGGCCTGGCACCGCTTCCGCCTGGTGAACGCGTCGAACGCCCGCATCTACGACCTCGTGCTCGTCGACGAGGACAACAACCCGGTGCGGGGCGTCCTGCACCAGATCGGCAGCGACGGCGGTCTGCTGCCGCGTCCCGTGCCGGTCGACTTCGACGAGACGCTGCCCACGCTCACCGTCGCGCCGGCCGAGCGGATGGACCTCCTGATCGACTTCCGTGCCCTCGCGGGCAAGCGGGTGCGGCTGGTGAACAAGGGCCGCGACCAGGCCCCCGGGGTGCCGGACCCGGCGAACGACGTGCGCTATCCGCAGGTCATGGAGTTTCGCGTGCGGGACACCGAGGCCGATGACTCCTTCTCGCTGCCGGAGATCCTCTCGGGCTCCTTCCGCCCGCTGAGCCACGGCATCGAGCACGGTCACCGCCTGATCGTCCTGACACCGCCCGCCACGAAGGGCGGCGGAGGGCACCCGGAGATCTGGGAGATGACCGAGGTCAAGGACGCGGGCGACATCCGGGTCGCGACCGAGGGGGTCATCCAGCTGACGGGCGCGGACGGGAAGACCAAGACCTACCGCCGGACCGCGCGCACCTTCAACGACGGTCTCGGCTTCACCATCGCCGAGGGGAGCCACGAACAGTGGAGCTTCCTGAACCTCGCGGTGAACCCGCCGGTGACCCACCCCATGCACATCCACCTGGCCGACTTCCAGCTCCTGGGCCGCGACGCGTACGACGTGTCGGGCTTCGACGTCACGGTGGGCGGCACCCTGGCCCCGATCGCCTTCGACCCGAAGAAGGAGGTCCCCCTCGCCCCGAACGAGCGAGGCTGGAAGGACGTCTTCCGGGTACCAGGTGGCCAACTGCTGCGCGTGATGGGCAAGTTCGACGGTGCTTACGGCCGCTTCATGTACCACTGCCACCTCCTGGAGCACGAGGACATGGGCATGATGCGCCCCTTCGTGGTCATGCCGAAGGAGGCCCTGAAGTTCGACCACGGGGCGGGCCACGGCGGCCATGACGGCCATGATGGGGCCGGCCACGAGCGAGGTCGCGCGGGTTACATGGGTCCCACGGGCTGA